One genomic region from Enterobacter hormaechei ATCC 49162 encodes:
- a CDS encoding branched-chain amino acid transaminase: MTTKKADYIWFNGEMVRWEDAKVHVMSHALHYGTSVFEGIRCYDSHKGPVVFRHREHMQRLHDSAKIYRFPVSQSVDELMEACRDVIRKNNLTSAYIRPLVFVGDVGMGVNPPEGYTTDVIIAAFPWGAYLGAEALDQGIDAMVSSWNRVAPNTIPTAAKAGGNYLSSLLVGSEARRHGYQEGIALDVNGYISEGAGENLFEVKDGILFTPPFTSSALPGITRDAIIKLAKDLGIEVREQVLSRESLYLADEVFMSGTAAEITPVRSVDGIQVGEGRCGPVTKRIQQAFFGLFTGETEDKYGWLDQVNH, from the coding sequence ATGACGACAAAAAAAGCTGATTACATTTGGTTCAATGGCGAGATGGTTCGCTGGGAAGACGCGAAAGTTCACGTGATGTCCCACGCGCTGCACTACGGTACCTCTGTGTTTGAAGGGATCCGTTGCTACGATTCTCACAAAGGGCCAGTGGTGTTCCGCCATCGCGAACACATGCAGCGTCTGCATGACTCAGCCAAAATTTATCGTTTCCCGGTCTCTCAAAGCGTTGATGAGCTGATGGAAGCCTGCCGCGACGTGATCCGTAAGAACAACCTGACCAGCGCCTATATTCGTCCGCTGGTCTTCGTGGGCGACGTCGGCATGGGCGTAAACCCGCCAGAAGGTTACACCACCGATGTGATCATTGCTGCGTTCCCGTGGGGCGCCTACCTGGGCGCGGAAGCACTGGATCAGGGGATCGACGCAATGGTTTCTTCCTGGAACCGCGTGGCGCCTAACACTATCCCGACTGCGGCTAAAGCGGGCGGTAACTACCTCTCCTCACTGCTGGTCGGCAGCGAAGCACGTCGCCACGGCTACCAGGAAGGTATCGCGCTTGACGTGAACGGCTACATCTCCGAAGGCGCGGGCGAAAACCTGTTTGAAGTGAAAGACGGCATTCTGTTCACGCCGCCGTTCACCTCTTCCGCGCTGCCGGGCATCACCCGCGACGCCATCATCAAGCTGGCAAAAGATCTGGGTATCGAAGTGCGCGAGCAGGTACTGTCCCGCGAATCCCTGTATCTGGCCGATGAAGTATTCATGTCCGGTACCGCGGCTGAAATCACGCCGGTGCGCAGCGTCGACGGCATTCAGGTGGGCGAAGGCCGCTGTGGTCCGGTGACCAAACGCATTCAGCAAGCCTTCTTCGGCCTCTTCACCGGCGAAACAGAAGACAAATACGGCTGGTTGGATCAGGTTAATCACTAA
- the ilvD gene encoding dihydroxy-acid dehydratase, with protein sequence MPKYRSATTTHGRNMAGARALWRATGMTDADFGKPIIAVVNSFTQFVPGHVHLRDLGKLVAEQIEASGGVAKEFNTIAVDDGIAMGHGGMLYSLPSRELIADSVEYMVNAHCADAMVCISNCDKITPGMLMASLRLNIPVIFVSGGPMEAGKTKLSDKIIKLDLVDAMIQGADPKVSDEQSDQVERSACPTCGSCSGMFTANSMNCLTEALGLSQPGNGSLLATHADRKQLFLNAGKRIVELTKRYYEQDDASALPRNIASKAAFENAMTLDIAMGGSTNTVLHLLAAAQEAEIDFTMSDIDKLSRKVPQLCKVAPSTQKYHMEDVHRAGGVIGILGELDRAGLLNRDVKNVLGLTLPESLDQYDVMLTKDDAVKKMFRAGPAGIRTTQAFSQDCRWDTLDDDRAEGCIRSLEHAYSKDGGLAVLYGNFAENGCIVKTAGVDDSILKFTGPAKVYESQDEAVDAILGGKVVEGDVVVIRYEGPKGGPGMQEMLYPTTFLKSMGLGKACALITDGRFSGGTSGLSIGHVSPEAASGGNIAIIEDGDLIEIDIPNRGIQLKLSDQEIAARREAQETRGDKAWTPKDRQREVSFALRAYASLATSADKGAVRDKSKLGG encoded by the coding sequence ATGCCTAAGTATCGTTCAGCCACCACCACCCACGGCCGTAACATGGCGGGTGCCCGCGCGCTGTGGCGCGCCACCGGAATGACCGACGCCGATTTCGGCAAGCCGATTATCGCCGTGGTGAACTCCTTCACCCAGTTCGTACCGGGCCACGTGCACCTGCGCGATCTCGGTAAACTGGTTGCCGAGCAAATCGAAGCCTCCGGCGGCGTGGCGAAAGAGTTCAACACCATTGCGGTGGATGACGGTATCGCGATGGGCCACGGGGGGATGCTCTATTCACTGCCGTCGCGCGAGCTGATCGCCGACTCGGTGGAGTACATGGTTAACGCCCACTGCGCCGATGCGATGGTCTGTATCTCCAACTGCGACAAAATCACCCCGGGGATGCTGATGGCCTCCCTGCGCCTGAACATTCCGGTGATCTTCGTCTCCGGCGGCCCGATGGAAGCGGGGAAAACCAAGCTGTCCGACAAAATCATCAAGCTCGACCTGGTCGATGCGATGATCCAGGGCGCGGACCCGAAAGTCTCTGACGAGCAGAGCGACCAGGTGGAACGCTCTGCGTGTCCGACCTGCGGCTCCTGTTCCGGGATGTTCACCGCCAACTCCATGAACTGTCTGACCGAAGCGCTGGGCCTCTCGCAGCCGGGCAACGGCTCGCTGCTGGCGACCCACGCCGACCGTAAGCAACTGTTCCTGAACGCCGGTAAGCGCATCGTTGAGCTGACCAAACGCTACTACGAGCAGGACGATGCCAGCGCGCTGCCGCGCAACATCGCCAGCAAAGCGGCGTTCGAAAACGCCATGACGCTGGATATCGCCATGGGTGGCTCCACCAACACCGTTCTGCACCTGCTGGCCGCCGCGCAGGAAGCTGAAATCGACTTCACCATGAGCGACATCGACAAGCTCTCCCGCAAAGTGCCGCAGCTGTGTAAAGTCGCACCGAGTACCCAGAAGTACCACATGGAAGACGTGCACCGTGCTGGTGGTGTCATCGGTATCCTCGGTGAGCTGGATCGCGCCGGGCTGCTGAACCGCGACGTGAAAAACGTGCTCGGCCTGACGCTGCCGGAGTCGCTGGATCAATACGACGTGATGCTGACCAAAGACGACGCGGTGAAAAAGATGTTCCGCGCTGGCCCTGCCGGTATTCGTACCACCCAGGCGTTCTCGCAGGATTGCCGCTGGGACACGCTGGACGATGACCGTGCCGAAGGCTGTATCCGCTCGCTGGAGCATGCCTACAGCAAAGACGGCGGTCTGGCCGTGCTGTACGGTAACTTCGCGGAAAACGGCTGCATCGTGAAAACCGCAGGCGTGGACGACAGCATCCTGAAATTCACCGGTCCGGCGAAAGTGTACGAAAGCCAGGATGAAGCGGTAGACGCGATCCTCGGCGGCAAAGTGGTGGAAGGTGACGTGGTTGTCATTCGCTACGAAGGGCCGAAAGGCGGCCCGGGCATGCAGGAAATGCTTTACCCAACCACCTTCCTGAAATCGATGGGCCTCGGCAAAGCCTGTGCGCTGATCACCGACGGGCGTTTCTCCGGCGGCACCTCCGGCCTCTCCATCGGCCACGTTTCCCCGGAAGCGGCAAGCGGCGGCAACATCGCGATCATTGAAGATGGCGACCTGATCGAAATCGATATTCCTAACCGTGGCATTCAGCTGAAGCTGAGCGACCAGGAAATTGCGGCCCGTCGTGAAGCGCAGGAGACCCGCGGCGACAAAGCCTGGACGCCGAAAGATCGCCAGCGTGAAGTCTCCTTCGCCCTGCGCGCGTACGCGAGCCTTGCCACCAGTGCAGATAAAGGCGCGGTGCGCGATAAATCTAAACTTGGGGGCTAA
- the ilvA gene encoding threonine ammonia-lyase, biosynthetic produces MAESQPLSAAPEGAEYLRAVLRAPVYEAVQVTPLQKMDKLSSRLDNVILVKREDRQPVHSFKLRGAYAMMAGLTDEQKARGVITASAGNHAQGVAFSSARLGLKALIVMPVATADIKVDAVRGFGGEVLLHGANFDEAKAKAIELAQQQGFTWVPPFDHPMVIAGQGTLALELLQQDAHLDRVFVPVGGGGLAAGVAVLIKQLMPQIKVIAVEAEDSACLKAALDAGHPVDLPRVGLFAEGVAVKRIGDETFRLCQEYLDDIVTVDSDAICAAMKDLFEDVRAVAEPSGALALAGMKKYIAQHNIRGERLAHVLSGANVNFHGLRYVSERCELGEQREALLAVTIPEEKGSFLKFCQLLGGRSVTEFNYRFADAKDACIFVGVRLSRGVEERKEILSLLHDGGYSVVDLSDDEMAKLHVRYMVGGRPSKPLRERLFSFEFPESPGALLKFLHTLGTHWNISLFHYRSHGTDYGRVLAAFELGEHEPDFETRLNELGYECHDETHNPAFRFFLAG; encoded by the coding sequence ATGGCCGAGTCACAACCCTTATCCGCCGCCCCCGAGGGGGCGGAATACCTGAGAGCGGTGCTACGCGCGCCGGTCTATGAGGCGGTGCAGGTCACGCCCCTGCAAAAAATGGACAAACTCTCTTCACGCCTGGATAACGTCATTCTGGTGAAGCGCGAAGACCGCCAGCCGGTGCACAGCTTCAAGCTGCGCGGTGCCTACGCAATGATGGCCGGGCTGACGGACGAGCAGAAAGCGCGCGGGGTGATTACCGCGTCGGCGGGAAATCACGCGCAGGGTGTGGCGTTCTCGTCTGCTCGTCTGGGGCTGAAAGCGCTGATTGTGATGCCGGTTGCCACCGCAGACATCAAAGTCGACGCGGTGCGCGGGTTCGGCGGAGAAGTGCTGCTTCACGGCGCTAACTTTGATGAAGCCAAAGCCAAAGCGATTGAGCTGGCGCAGCAGCAGGGTTTCACCTGGGTGCCGCCGTTCGATCACCCGATGGTGATTGCCGGGCAGGGTACGCTGGCGCTGGAGCTGTTGCAGCAGGACGCGCATCTCGACCGCGTTTTCGTCCCGGTGGGCGGCGGTGGCTTAGCCGCAGGTGTGGCGGTGCTGATTAAACAGCTGATGCCGCAGATCAAAGTGATTGCGGTTGAAGCGGAAGACTCTGCCTGCCTGAAGGCGGCGCTGGACGCCGGACATCCGGTGGATCTGCCGCGCGTCGGGCTGTTTGCCGAGGGCGTGGCGGTGAAGCGCATTGGCGATGAAACGTTCCGTCTTTGCCAGGAGTATCTCGACGATATCGTCACCGTCGACAGCGATGCGATCTGCGCGGCGATGAAAGATCTGTTCGAGGATGTACGGGCGGTGGCGGAACCGTCCGGCGCGCTGGCGCTGGCGGGAATGAAAAAATATATCGCCCAGCACAACATTCGCGGCGAACGTCTGGCGCACGTGCTGTCTGGTGCGAACGTGAACTTCCACGGTCTGCGCTACGTTTCCGAACGCTGCGAACTGGGTGAACAGCGTGAAGCGCTGCTGGCGGTGACCATCCCGGAAGAGAAGGGCAGTTTCCTGAAGTTCTGCCAGCTGCTGGGCGGCCGTTCGGTGACGGAATTCAACTACCGCTTTGCCGATGCCAAAGACGCCTGCATTTTTGTCGGCGTGCGTCTGAGCCGTGGCGTGGAGGAGCGCAAAGAGATCCTCAGTCTGCTGCATGACGGCGGCTACAGCGTGGTCGATCTCTCCGATGACGAAATGGCGAAGCTGCACGTGCGCTACATGGTCGGCGGCCGTCCGTCGAAGCCGCTCAGGGAACGCCTGTTCAGCTTCGAGTTCCCGGAATCACCGGGCGCATTGCTCAAGTTCCTGCATACGCTGGGTACCCACTGGAACATCTCTCTGTTCCACTATCGCAGCCACGGCACCGACTACGGCCGCGTGCTGGCAGCGTTCGAACTGGGCGAGCACGAGCCGGATTTCGAAACGCGGCTGAACGAGCTGGGCTATGAGTGCCACGACGAAACCCACAACCCGGCGTTCCGTTTCTTCCTGGCGGGCTAA
- the ilvY gene encoding HTH-type transcriptional activator IlvY: MDLRDLKMFLHLAESRHFGRSARAMHVSPSTLSRQIQRLEEDLGQPLFVRDNRTVTLTEAGEELRIFAQQTLLQYQQLRHTIDQQGPSLSGELHIFCSVTAAYSHLPPILDRFRAEHPSVEIKLTTGDAADAMEKVVTGEADLAIAGKPETLPGAVAFSMLENLAVVLIAPALPCPVRNQISVEKPDWSTVPFIMADQGPVRRRIELWFRRQKISNPSIYATVGGHEAMVSMVALGCGVALLPEVVLENSPEPVRNRVMILERSDEKTPFELGVCAQKKRLHEPLIDAFWKILPNH, from the coding sequence GTGGATTTACGCGATCTGAAAATGTTCCTGCATCTGGCGGAAAGCCGCCACTTTGGCCGTAGCGCCCGGGCGATGCACGTCAGCCCCTCCACGCTGTCGCGCCAGATCCAGCGCCTTGAGGAAGACCTCGGCCAGCCGCTGTTCGTGCGCGATAACCGCACCGTCACCCTCACGGAAGCCGGGGAAGAACTGCGCATTTTTGCCCAGCAGACGCTGTTGCAGTATCAGCAGCTGCGGCACACCATTGACCAGCAGGGGCCGTCGCTTTCCGGCGAACTGCATATTTTCTGCTCCGTAACCGCCGCCTACAGCCATCTTCCTCCCATTCTCGATCGCTTCCGCGCGGAACATCCGTCGGTCGAAATTAAACTCACCACCGGCGATGCCGCCGACGCGATGGAAAAAGTGGTCACGGGCGAAGCGGATCTGGCGATTGCCGGGAAACCTGAAACCCTTCCGGGTGCGGTGGCGTTCTCGATGCTGGAGAATCTGGCGGTGGTGCTGATTGCCCCGGCGCTGCCCTGCCCGGTGCGCAACCAGATCTCGGTGGAAAAACCAGACTGGTCAACGGTGCCGTTTATCATGGCCGATCAAGGGCCAGTGCGTCGCCGCATCGAGCTGTGGTTCCGCCGCCAGAAGATCAGCAACCCGTCAATTTACGCCACGGTCGGCGGCCATGAGGCAATGGTGTCGATGGTGGCGCTCGGCTGCGGCGTGGCGCTACTGCCGGAAGTGGTGCTGGAAAACAGCCCGGAACCGGTGCGCAACCGCGTGATGATATTAGAACGCAGCGACGAGAAAACGCCGTTCGAACTTGGCGTGTGTGCACAAAAAAAGCGGCTGCATGAGCCGCTTATTGATGCGTTCTGGAAGATTCTGCCCAACCACTAA
- the ilvC gene encoding ketol-acid reductoisomerase produces MANYFNTLNLRQQLAQLGKCRFMARDEFADGASYLQGKKVVIVGCGAQGLNQGLNMRDSGLDISYALRKEAIAEKRASWRKATENGFKVGTYEELIPQADLVVNLTPDKQHSDVVRSVQPLMKDGAALGYSHGFNIVEVGEQIRKDITVVMVAPKCPGTEVREEYKRGFGVPTLIAVHPENDPKGEGMAIAKAWAAATGGHRAGVLESSFVAEVKSDLMGEQTILCGMLQAGSLLCFDKLVEEGTDPAYAEKLIQFGWETITEALKQGGITLMMDRLSNPAKLRAFALSEQLKTIMAPLFQKHMDDIISGEFSSGMMADWANDDKKLLTWREETGKTAFETAPQYDGKITEQEYFDKGVLMIAMVKAGVELAFETMVDSGIIEESAYYESLHELPLIANTIARKRLYEMNVVISDTAEYGNYLFSYACVPLLKEFMTTLQAGDLGQAIAEGAVDNAQLRDVNEAIRSHEIEKVGQKLRGYMTDMKRIAVAG; encoded by the coding sequence ATGGCTAACTACTTTAATACACTGAACTTGCGCCAGCAGCTGGCGCAGCTGGGCAAATGCCGCTTCATGGCGCGCGACGAATTTGCCGATGGCGCGAGCTACCTTCAGGGTAAAAAAGTGGTCATCGTCGGCTGTGGCGCACAGGGTCTGAACCAGGGCCTTAACATGCGTGACTCCGGGCTGGATATCTCTTACGCCCTGCGTAAAGAAGCGATCGCTGAGAAGCGCGCGTCCTGGCGTAAAGCGACCGAAAACGGCTTTAAGGTGGGTACCTACGAAGAGCTGATCCCGCAGGCGGATCTGGTGGTTAACCTGACGCCAGACAAGCAGCACTCTGACGTTGTGCGTTCCGTACAGCCGCTGATGAAAGACGGCGCCGCGCTGGGTTACTCCCACGGCTTCAACATTGTTGAAGTGGGCGAGCAGATCCGTAAAGACATCACCGTCGTGATGGTGGCACCGAAGTGCCCGGGTACAGAAGTACGCGAAGAGTACAAACGTGGCTTCGGCGTGCCGACGCTTATCGCCGTTCACCCGGAAAACGATCCGAAAGGCGAAGGCATGGCGATTGCCAAAGCCTGGGCAGCGGCGACCGGCGGTCACCGTGCGGGCGTTCTGGAATCTTCCTTCGTTGCGGAAGTGAAATCTGACCTGATGGGCGAGCAGACCATCCTGTGCGGTATGCTCCAGGCTGGCTCTCTGCTGTGCTTCGACAAGCTGGTGGAAGAAGGCACCGATCCGGCATATGCGGAAAAACTGATTCAGTTCGGCTGGGAAACCATCACCGAAGCGCTGAAGCAGGGCGGCATTACGCTGATGATGGACCGTCTGTCCAACCCGGCAAAACTGCGCGCGTTCGCACTCTCTGAACAGCTGAAAACCATCATGGCGCCGCTGTTCCAGAAACACATGGACGATATCATCTCCGGCGAGTTCTCTTCCGGCATGATGGCGGACTGGGCGAATGACGATAAGAAACTGCTGACCTGGCGCGAAGAGACCGGTAAAACCGCGTTCGAAACCGCACCACAGTACGACGGCAAGATCACCGAGCAGGAGTACTTCGATAAAGGCGTCCTGATGATCGCGATGGTGAAAGCAGGCGTTGAGCTGGCGTTCGAAACCATGGTGGATTCCGGCATCATCGAAGAGTCTGCGTACTACGAATCTCTGCACGAGCTGCCGCTGATTGCGAACACCATCGCCCGTAAGCGTCTGTATGAGATGAACGTGGTGATCTCCGATACCGCCGAGTACGGTAACTACCTGTTCTCTTACGCCTGCGTACCGCTGCTGAAAGAGTTTATGACCACCCTGCAAGCAGGCGATCTGGGCCAGGCGATTGCGGAAGGTGCGGTTGATAACGCGCAACTGCGTGACGTAAACGAAGCGATTCGCAGCCACGAAATCGAGAAAGTGGGACAGAAGCTGCGTGGCTACATGACCGATATGAAACGTATCGCGGTAGCAGGCTAA
- the trmL gene encoding tRNA (uridine(34)/cytosine(34)/5-carboxymethylaminomethyluridine(34)-2'-O)-methyltransferase TrmL — protein sequence MLNIVLFEPEIPPNTGNIIRLCANTGFRLHIIEPMGFTWDDKRLRRAGLDYHEFTAVVRHHDYAAFLEAEKPQRMFALTTKGTPAHSAVSYQDGDYLMFGPETRGLPATILDALPAEQKIRIPMMPDSRSMNLSNAVSVVVYEAWRQLGYPGAILRS from the coding sequence ATGCTTAACATCGTCTTATTTGAACCAGAAATCCCACCCAATACCGGTAATATCATCCGCCTGTGTGCCAACACCGGTTTTCGCCTGCACATCATCGAGCCGATGGGCTTTACGTGGGACGACAAGCGCCTGCGTCGCGCGGGGCTGGATTATCATGAATTTACTGCCGTCGTTCGCCACCACGATTACGCCGCGTTTCTGGAAGCCGAAAAACCGCAGCGCATGTTCGCCCTGACCACCAAAGGTACGCCAGCGCACAGCGCCGTAAGCTATCAGGACGGGGATTATCTGATGTTTGGCCCGGAAACCCGCGGCCTGCCCGCCACGATTCTGGATGCCCTGCCCGCGGAGCAGAAAATTCGTATTCCGATGATGCCGGACAGCCGCAGCATGAACCTGTCGAATGCGGTGTCGGTAGTGGTGTATGAGGCGTGGCGCCAGCTGGGATATCCCGGCGCGATACTGCGTAGTTAA
- a CDS encoding MFS transporter, with product MAYSGRVDIQQVIDESPFSGFHWLLIVLGFLVLAIDGFDTAAMGYIAPTLSAEWGIHKQDLGPVLSAALLGLSLGALIAGPVSDRMGRKRVLVFSCLFFGLASLGTAWAQSLNTLTLWRFLTGLGLGAAMPNAITLISEFAPQRCRAMAINTMYCGFPLGAAGGGAISSWLIPHHGWRSVLLTGAIAPLILTVLLALLLPESVKFLVQRGKDLAQVRRIASRFARSTLDSVTGFFLVEDKVASKKGSVAQLFSMPWLPGTLMLWVTYFMGLVIYYVLLSWMPTLMQGMGYALAESAWLTSLFTFGGTAGILLAGWMMDRWEAHKVVACGFVLTMGLILLLGIEHNHIALFGGLIFLMGIAMNGAQSGMQTLAATFYPTECRATGIAWMQGIGRFGGVAGTMTSAQLLAMQWQADSILMILSVPALVAAAATVYKMLYSRSQEPGVA from the coding sequence ATGGCGTATTCAGGTCGGGTGGATATTCAGCAGGTGATCGATGAGAGTCCTTTTTCAGGGTTTCACTGGCTTCTTATCGTGCTGGGCTTTCTGGTGCTGGCGATCGATGGGTTCGATACCGCAGCGATGGGTTACATTGCGCCTACGCTGTCGGCGGAGTGGGGAATACATAAACAGGATCTGGGGCCGGTGCTAAGTGCGGCGCTGCTCGGGCTGTCGCTGGGAGCCCTTATTGCCGGTCCGGTATCGGACCGGATGGGACGCAAGCGTGTGCTGGTCTTTTCGTGCCTGTTCTTCGGCCTGGCGAGTCTGGGCACGGCCTGGGCGCAAAGTCTGAATACCCTGACGCTGTGGCGCTTTCTGACCGGTCTCGGGCTGGGCGCCGCGATGCCTAACGCCATCACGCTGATCTCAGAGTTTGCGCCCCAGCGCTGCCGCGCCATGGCGATTAACACCATGTACTGCGGCTTTCCGCTGGGTGCAGCGGGCGGCGGGGCGATCTCGTCCTGGCTTATTCCTCACCATGGCTGGCGAAGCGTGCTGCTGACCGGCGCGATTGCACCGCTGATTTTAACAGTGCTGCTGGCACTGCTGTTGCCGGAGTCGGTGAAGTTTCTGGTGCAGCGCGGGAAAGATCTCGCCCAGGTTCGTCGCATCGCCAGCCGGTTCGCCCGCAGCACGCTCGATAGCGTCACGGGCTTTTTCCTGGTGGAAGACAAGGTGGCGTCTAAAAAAGGGAGCGTGGCGCAGCTGTTTTCCATGCCCTGGCTGCCCGGCACCCTGATGCTGTGGGTGACCTACTTTATGGGGCTGGTCATTTACTACGTCCTGCTGAGCTGGATGCCGACGCTGATGCAGGGGATGGGTTATGCGCTGGCGGAATCCGCCTGGCTCACCTCGCTATTCACCTTCGGCGGCACCGCGGGCATTTTGCTCGCTGGCTGGATGATGGATCGCTGGGAAGCGCACAAGGTGGTCGCGTGTGGTTTCGTGCTGACGATGGGCCTCATTCTTTTACTGGGGATTGAGCATAACCATATCGCCCTGTTTGGCGGGTTAATTTTCCTGATGGGGATCGCAATGAACGGGGCGCAGTCGGGCATGCAGACCCTGGCCGCCACCTTTTACCCTACCGAATGCCGCGCGACAGGTATCGCCTGGATGCAGGGGATCGGCCGCTTCGGCGGCGTAGCAGGCACCATGACCAGCGCCCAGCTTCTTGCCATGCAGTGGCAGGCCGACAGTATTTTAATGATCCTCAGCGTGCCTGCTCTGGTGGCTGCGGCGGCTACCGTCTACAAAATGCTGTATAGCCGCTCGCAGGAGCCGGGCGTCGCGTAA
- the lldD gene encoding quinone-dependent L-lactate dehydrogenase yields the protein MIISAASDYRAAAQRILPPFLFHYIDGGAYAEYTLRRNVEDLSEVALRQRVLKNMSDLSLETKLFNETLSMPVALAPVGLCGMYARRGEVQAAAAADAKGIPFTLSTVSVCPIEEVAPTIKRPMWFQLYVLRDRGFMRNALERAKAAGCSTLVFTVDMPTPGARYRDAHSGMSGPNAALRRYWQAVTHPQWAWDVGLNGRPHDLGNISAYLGKPTGLEDYIGWLANNFDPSISWKDLEWIREFWDGPMVIKGILDPEDARDAVRFGADGIVVSNHGGRQLDGVLSSARALPAIADAVKGDIAILADSGIRNGLDVVRMIALGADSVLLGRAYLYALATSGQAGVANLLNLIEKEMKVAMTLTGAKSISEISKDSLVQELSKLPAALAPLSQGNAA from the coding sequence ATGATTATTTCAGCAGCCAGTGACTATCGCGCCGCGGCGCAGCGCATTTTGCCGCCGTTCCTGTTCCACTACATTGACGGTGGGGCGTATGCCGAATATACCCTGCGCCGCAACGTGGAGGATCTGTCGGAAGTGGCCCTGCGCCAGCGTGTGCTGAAGAATATGTCTGACCTGAGCCTTGAGACGAAGCTGTTTAACGAAACGCTCTCCATGCCGGTAGCGCTCGCACCTGTCGGCTTATGCGGCATGTACGCCCGCCGGGGCGAAGTGCAGGCCGCCGCCGCCGCGGATGCCAAAGGCATTCCGTTTACCCTGTCCACCGTATCCGTCTGCCCGATTGAAGAAGTCGCCCCGACCATCAAGCGCCCGATGTGGTTCCAGCTGTACGTCCTGCGCGATCGCGGTTTTATGCGCAACGCGCTGGAGCGCGCCAAAGCGGCGGGCTGTTCAACGCTGGTCTTTACCGTCGATATGCCGACCCCTGGCGCGCGCTACCGTGATGCCCACTCCGGCATGAGCGGCCCTAACGCCGCCCTGCGCCGCTACTGGCAGGCGGTGACGCACCCGCAGTGGGCGTGGGATGTCGGGCTGAACGGTCGTCCGCACGATCTGGGGAACATTTCGGCCTACCTCGGTAAACCGACCGGGCTGGAAGATTACATCGGCTGGCTGGCGAACAACTTCGATCCGTCGATCTCGTGGAAGGACCTGGAGTGGATCCGCGAATTCTGGGACGGCCCGATGGTGATCAAAGGGATCCTCGATCCGGAAGATGCGCGCGACGCGGTGCGTTTTGGCGCCGATGGGATCGTGGTCTCTAACCATGGCGGACGCCAGCTCGACGGCGTGCTCTCTTCAGCCCGCGCGCTGCCAGCCATTGCCGATGCGGTGAAGGGCGATATAGCGATCCTGGCCGACAGCGGCATCCGTAATGGCCTGGACGTGGTGCGCATGATTGCGCTGGGAGCAGACAGCGTGCTGCTGGGCCGTGCTTACCTGTACGCGCTGGCCACCAGCGGTCAGGCGGGCGTGGCGAACCTGCTGAACCTGATCGAGAAAGAGATGAAGGTGGCGATGACCCTGACCGGGGCAAAATCGATAAGTGAAATCAGCAAAGATTCGCTGGTGCAGGAGCTGAGCAAGCTGCCTGCGGCGCTGGCACCGTTGTCACAGGGAAACGCGGCCTGA
- the lldR gene encoding transcriptional regulator LldR, with the protein MIVMPRRLSDEIATRVRALIEEQQLEAGMRLPAERQLAAQLGVSRNSLREALATLVSEGVLLSRRGGGTFVRWQHDDWSEQNIVQPLKTLMENDPDYSFDILEARHAIETSTAWHAAMRATDADKEKLKACFEATQSSDPDIASQADVRFHLAIAEASHNVVLLQTMRGFFDLLQSSVKQSRQRMYLVPPVFAQLTEQHEAVLNAILAGDAEAARKAMMAHLGFVHTTIKRFDEDQARQARITRLPGESDISRENKA; encoded by the coding sequence ATGATAGTGATGCCCAGACGCCTGTCCGACGAGATTGCCACTCGCGTACGAGCGCTGATAGAAGAACAACAGCTGGAAGCGGGCATGAGATTGCCCGCCGAGCGTCAGCTTGCCGCCCAGCTTGGCGTGTCGCGCAATTCACTGCGCGAAGCGCTGGCGACGCTGGTCAGCGAAGGGGTGCTGCTGAGCCGTCGCGGCGGCGGCACCTTTGTACGCTGGCAGCATGATGACTGGTCCGAACAAAACATCGTGCAGCCGTTAAAGACGCTGATGGAAAACGACCCGGACTACAGCTTCGACATCCTCGAAGCGCGTCACGCCATCGAAACCAGTACCGCGTGGCACGCGGCGATGCGGGCAACCGACGCCGACAAAGAGAAGCTCAAAGCCTGCTTCGAAGCCACGCAAAGCAGCGACCCGGACATCGCCTCTCAGGCCGACGTGCGGTTCCATCTGGCCATTGCCGAGGCCTCGCACAACGTGGTGCTGCTGCAAACCATGCGCGGGTTCTTCGACCTGCTGCAATCTTCCGTGAAGCAGAGCCGCCAGCGCATGTATCTGGTCCCGCCGGTGTTTGCTCAACTGACCGAACAGCACGAGGCGGTGCTCAACGCCATTCTGGCCGGTGATGCCGAGGCCGCGCGCAAAGCGATGATGGCGCATCTGGGCTTCGTCCATACCACCATTAAACGATTCGATGAAGATCAGGCCCGACAGGCGCGTATTACCCGTCTGCCTGGCGAGAGTGATATTTCCAGGGAGAACAAAGCATGA